From Nocardia sp. XZ_19_385, the proteins below share one genomic window:
- a CDS encoding ABC transporter ATP-binding protein translates to MIRKVLGLIPAEFAPLAPKLFAAIVAQALSQAAAYLLLVPVLQALFDDELGRAWLWMAGMVLAVTGVVVFGYLQAAIGLRIGVGMQQGLQTRLGDHLNALPLGWFEQRDTGRLSRLVVEQVRETQGLVAYLLAKVLTGILVPLAVALGMLFIDWRVALTMLLAAPVLYLINGLANRGYVRADQRLHAAAAESDSRVIEFAQAQPVLRAFGAVARGNRALDAALAGQRAAGLRMIVASVPGLIVFALFVQAVFLVLVYVVVGRVTGGAMSAAAAIALVAVSSRFIEPVNQAAQVGNALRSAASAADRITALLAEPVLPEAAEPVTSGAPSVTFDKVDFGYRPGEPVLSDLSFTVPAGTTTAIVGPSGAGKTTLLRLVARFYDVDSGRVEVGGHDVRAQPSATLLDQLSLVFQNVYLFDRSVADNIRIGRPAATAAEVLRAAEAARVDEIAERLPDGYDTRVGEGGAALSGGERQRVSIARALLKEAPIVLLDEATSALDPHSEAVVVRGVHELTRDRTVLVVAHRLTTIAHADQILFLDGGRIVERGTHAELLELGGRYAAFWNERSRASGWRLEPATSSTPGI, encoded by the coding sequence ATGATTCGCAAGGTTTTGGGCCTGATTCCGGCCGAATTCGCCCCTCTCGCACCGAAACTCTTCGCCGCGATCGTGGCGCAGGCGCTCAGCCAGGCGGCCGCCTACCTGCTGCTGGTTCCGGTGCTGCAGGCGCTGTTCGACGACGAACTCGGGCGCGCCTGGCTGTGGATGGCGGGCATGGTGCTGGCCGTGACCGGCGTAGTGGTGTTCGGCTACCTGCAGGCCGCCATCGGCCTACGCATCGGTGTGGGCATGCAGCAGGGTTTGCAGACCCGGCTCGGCGATCACCTGAACGCGTTGCCGCTGGGCTGGTTCGAGCAACGCGACACCGGCCGCCTGTCCCGCCTGGTCGTGGAGCAGGTACGCGAGACCCAGGGCCTGGTCGCCTACCTGCTGGCCAAGGTGCTCACCGGCATCCTCGTTCCCCTCGCGGTCGCGCTCGGCATGCTGTTCATCGACTGGCGCGTCGCGCTGACCATGCTGCTCGCCGCACCCGTCCTCTACCTGATCAACGGCCTGGCCAACCGCGGTTATGTGCGCGCGGATCAGCGCCTGCACGCCGCCGCTGCCGAATCCGATTCGCGGGTCATCGAATTCGCGCAGGCACAGCCGGTGCTGCGAGCTTTCGGCGCGGTCGCGCGCGGCAACCGCGCCCTCGATGCCGCATTGGCCGGGCAGCGCGCCGCGGGTCTGCGGATGATCGTCGCCAGCGTGCCGGGCCTGATCGTGTTCGCGCTGTTCGTGCAGGCCGTGTTCCTGGTGCTGGTCTACGTGGTGGTGGGCCGGGTGACCGGCGGTGCGATGTCGGCGGCGGCCGCGATCGCGCTGGTCGCGGTCAGCTCGCGATTCATCGAACCGGTGAATCAGGCCGCGCAGGTGGGCAACGCACTGCGCTCGGCCGCGTCCGCCGCGGATCGGATCACCGCGTTGCTCGCCGAGCCGGTGCTGCCGGAGGCCGCCGAGCCGGTGACCTCGGGTGCCCCGAGCGTGACCTTCGACAAGGTCGACTTCGGTTACCGCCCAGGCGAACCGGTGCTGTCGGACCTGTCGTTCACCGTGCCCGCGGGGACCACCACGGCCATCGTCGGACCGAGCGGCGCGGGTAAAACGACGCTGCTGCGCCTGGTGGCCCGGTTCTACGACGTCGATTCCGGGCGGGTCGAGGTCGGCGGACACGACGTGCGCGCACAACCGTCGGCGACGTTGCTGGATCAGCTGTCACTCGTCTTCCAGAACGTCTACCTCTTCGATCGCTCGGTGGCCGACAACATCCGGATCGGCCGGCCCGCCGCCACCGCGGCCGAGGTGCTGCGCGCGGCCGAGGCGGCACGGGTCGACGAGATCGCCGAGCGCCTGCCCGACGGCTACGACACCCGCGTGGGGGAGGGCGGCGCCGCACTGTCCGGCGGTGAGCGCCAACGTGTTTCGATCGCCCGGGCACTGCTGAAGGAGGCGCCGATCGTGCTGCTGGACGAGGCGACCAGCGCGCTGGATCCGCACAGCGAAGCCGTGGTGGTGCGTGGCGTGCACGAACTCACCAGGGATCGAACGGTTCTCGTGGTGGCACACCGGCTGACGACCATCGCCCACGCCGACCAGATCCTGTTCCTGGACGGCGGGCGCATCGTGGAACGCGGCACGCACGCCGAACTGCTCGAGCTCGGCGGACGCTACGCCGCGTTCTGGAACGAGCGCTCCCGCGCGAGCGGCTGGCGGCTGGAACCCGCTACTTCCAGTACGCCTGGTATTTGA
- a CDS encoding siderophore-interacting protein encodes MGRGFNGVMVKAWGGQDYRLTVRSSEFVTDDYVRLGFDANGLLAQHPQYPTQYVRVWIPDTGTDKLHHRAFTLIDQDADNDRLFIEFALHHGPAADWARNAAAGDQLEVTVLNYDAKSRLPETVTSEYVIFGDTASLPAINSILDTIGDTPARVFLEWQHESDRSLPLRNKPHHEVTWLQRVDDGRLMREKAQEITCPADAFAWVACCGQTTRSIVKTFKTTHGLPKTSLKYQAYWK; translated from the coding sequence ATGGGTAGAGGATTCAACGGCGTCATGGTCAAGGCGTGGGGCGGCCAGGATTACCGCCTCACCGTGCGATCGAGCGAGTTCGTCACCGACGACTACGTCCGGCTCGGCTTCGATGCGAACGGCCTGCTGGCCCAGCATCCGCAATACCCGACGCAGTACGTCCGCGTGTGGATTCCGGACACCGGCACCGACAAACTGCACCATCGCGCCTTCACCCTGATCGACCAGGACGCCGACAACGATCGCCTCTTCATCGAGTTCGCGCTGCACCACGGCCCCGCCGCGGACTGGGCCCGCAACGCCGCCGCGGGTGATCAACTCGAGGTGACCGTGCTGAACTACGACGCCAAATCCCGTCTCCCCGAGACGGTCACGAGCGAGTACGTCATCTTCGGCGATACCGCCTCGCTGCCCGCCATCAACTCGATCCTCGACACCATCGGCGACACCCCGGCCCGGGTCTTCCTGGAGTGGCAGCACGAATCGGATCGGAGCTTGCCGCTACGGAACAAGCCCCACCACGAGGTGACTTGGCTGCAGCGCGTCGACGACGGTCGCCTGATGCGCGAGAAGGCACAGGAAATCACCTGCCCGGCAGATGCTTTCGCCTGGGTCGCCTGCTGTGGGCAGACCACGCGTTCGATCGTGAAGACCTTCAAGACCACTCATGGCCTGCCCAAGACGTCCCTCAAATACCAGGCGTACTGGAAGTAG
- a CDS encoding DUF6545 domain-containing protein, translating into MTGPVALWISLPALAYAAAVIGLRWRYANSTDSERMINRALSLMVVATLIEECGSRTEFAELTYRVFLAIGVFVNVAIVGMALLFAGVNPEHARRRQQRYARWAVAGAVLPLLLGHPDESAPMWQSWTLWAIFSVPVTVAGCLTVRACLRDLRSEAASPRQKLAFGALLVGAIGWVYSAAASGIVLLIGGPLTNPAPHWTAESCAGFVALITLTVIPLAGTAAARRGWDQDGRKIRSLQPLWRDLTALVPGVVLPGPPDSDSGYRLYRMVVEIRDALTQLRLDVPCGEDVESELDILLALARDWPNDPRYRDLRQRSRPTADLR; encoded by the coding sequence ATGACAGGCCCGGTTGCGCTGTGGATCTCGCTGCCCGCGCTCGCCTACGCCGCCGCCGTCATCGGGTTGCGGTGGCGCTACGCCAACTCCACGGACAGCGAGCGGATGATCAATCGGGCGTTGAGCCTGATGGTCGTCGCCACCTTGATCGAGGAATGCGGCAGCCGAACCGAATTCGCCGAGTTGACCTACCGGGTGTTTCTCGCGATCGGAGTGTTCGTCAACGTCGCGATCGTCGGCATGGCCTTATTGTTCGCCGGGGTGAATCCCGAACACGCGCGCCGGCGGCAGCAGCGGTATGCCCGCTGGGCGGTGGCCGGAGCTGTGCTGCCGCTGCTGCTCGGCCATCCGGATGAATCGGCGCCGATGTGGCAGTCCTGGACGCTGTGGGCGATTTTCAGTGTGCCGGTAACGGTCGCCGGATGTCTCACGGTGCGGGCGTGCCTGCGCGACCTGCGGTCCGAGGCGGCCTCGCCGCGACAGAAACTCGCCTTCGGCGCCTTGCTCGTGGGCGCGATCGGCTGGGTGTATTCGGCAGCCGCGAGCGGAATCGTCTTGCTGATCGGCGGGCCGCTCACCAACCCCGCGCCGCATTGGACGGCCGAGTCGTGCGCCGGCTTCGTGGCCTTGATCACCCTGACCGTCATCCCGCTCGCGGGGACCGCCGCGGCCCGCCGGGGCTGGGATCAGGATGGCCGGAAAATACGCAGCCTGCAACCGCTTTGGCGGGATCTGACGGCGCTCGTCCCCGGCGTAGTCCTACCGGGACCGCCGGACAGCGATTCCGGGTACCGGCTCTATCGCATGGTCGTGGAAATTCGCGACGCCCTCACCCAGTTGCGCCTGGACGTGCCCTGTGGCGAGGACGTCGAATCCGAACTGGATATCCTGCTCGCCCTGGCCCGGGACTGGCCTAATGATCCTCGGTATCGGGATCTCCGACAAAGAAGCCGCCCCACAGCAGATCTTCGGTGA
- a CDS encoding ABC transporter substrate-binding protein gives MAAVACALAVGITACGGSGEATGSGGEAVTITHARGETTVEGTPKKVVALGNQWLDSTLALGVTPVGYIDNVAVLSKSTPPWVPQSLLAAGKALNTTGNVAEQVAALEPDLILADPFIADQKTYDELSRIAPTLPGLTAAVVTPWQDQVAALGKVLRKPDEASKVIAGVDAKIAAIAAANPGLKGKTFASTWLAAATQMMVLTDPNDGSAKVFTQLGLSIPKNLMELPSNQGRLALSPERVDEITADVLLAGYAPGMDEKYRQLPGYADLPAVQKGSVVFLTTQEISAVNQPTALSVPYILDKLGPAFTAGAK, from the coding sequence GTGGCAGCGGTCGCCTGCGCTCTCGCAGTGGGTATCACCGCGTGCGGCGGCTCGGGCGAGGCCACCGGGTCCGGTGGCGAGGCCGTCACCATCACGCATGCGCGTGGCGAGACCACGGTCGAAGGGACGCCGAAGAAGGTTGTCGCTCTCGGCAATCAGTGGCTGGATTCCACGTTGGCGCTGGGGGTGACGCCGGTCGGGTATATCGACAATGTGGCGGTGCTGTCCAAGTCCACGCCGCCGTGGGTGCCGCAGTCGCTGCTGGCCGCCGGGAAGGCCTTGAACACCACGGGAAATGTCGCCGAGCAGGTCGCGGCGCTGGAGCCCGACCTCATCCTGGCGGACCCGTTCATCGCCGACCAGAAGACCTATGACGAGCTGTCCAGGATCGCGCCGACCCTGCCGGGCTTGACCGCCGCCGTGGTGACGCCGTGGCAGGACCAGGTCGCCGCGCTCGGCAAGGTGCTGCGGAAACCGGATGAGGCGAGCAAGGTGATCGCCGGCGTCGACGCGAAGATCGCCGCGATCGCGGCGGCGAACCCGGGGCTGAAGGGCAAGACTTTCGCGAGCACCTGGCTGGCGGCCGCCACCCAGATGATGGTGCTGACCGACCCGAACGACGGCTCGGCCAAAGTGTTCACACAGCTGGGGCTGAGCATCCCGAAGAACCTCATGGAGCTGCCCTCGAATCAGGGCCGGCTGGCGTTGTCCCCGGAGCGGGTCGACGAGATCACCGCCGACGTGCTGCTCGCCGGCTACGCCCCCGGCATGGATGAGAAGTACCGGCAGCTGCCCGGTTACGCCGATCTGCCTGCCGTGCAAAAGGGTTCGGTGGTATTCCTGACGACCCAGGAGATCAGTGCCGTGAACCAGCCGACCGCGCTGTCGGTGCCCTACATCCTCGACAAGCTGGGCCCGGCTTTCACAGCGGGCGCGAAGTAG
- a CDS encoding MAB_1171c family putative transporter, whose protein sequence is MTALPLPISVVLVTLTAAVVLGRWWLVDDQLIDRLLNWALTWEALGLTCFVCLAGISGPELAEYLFLACGPMTIVNLYGMARLLDGADPAAAARRQRRYNRFGAAAALLIAFGAVTGRTELAEWVWAVCNSVTIAAGPLVIRACVRELRSGTTRRERWAYSALLVVSAYLAVGSAVVAVRAVMGLPTAVPGTVYAIISYLVLVLLCLLIAIPLLLALVKRAGWDRDSRRYRRLHALWRDLTAAVPEVVLAQGVSYTGDPTLRLYRTTVEIRDALLQLKLYTEDTSNPGTGIHHYALRIAEAVQAKSRGLPAPGSADPVALAAPADRTAELRALLDLAAAWPAAKAAISGPPTGARTGAMWVT, encoded by the coding sequence ATGACCGCTCTGCCCCTCCCGATCTCCGTGGTTCTGGTGACGTTGACCGCCGCCGTCGTCCTCGGCCGGTGGTGGCTGGTCGACGATCAGCTCATCGATCGGCTCCTCAACTGGGCGTTGACCTGGGAAGCCCTGGGTTTGACGTGCTTCGTCTGCCTGGCCGGGATCAGTGGCCCGGAGCTGGCCGAGTATCTGTTTCTGGCATGCGGCCCTATGACGATCGTCAATCTGTACGGGATGGCCCGGCTGCTCGACGGCGCCGATCCGGCGGCAGCGGCCCGGCGGCAACGCCGCTATAACCGATTCGGCGCGGCCGCGGCGCTCCTTATCGCGTTCGGCGCGGTGACCGGCCGGACCGAACTCGCCGAATGGGTGTGGGCAGTTTGCAATTCGGTGACCATCGCCGCCGGCCCCCTGGTGATCCGCGCCTGCGTGCGGGAACTGCGATCCGGCACGACGCGGCGGGAACGCTGGGCGTATTCCGCGTTGCTGGTGGTGAGTGCGTACCTCGCCGTCGGCTCGGCCGTGGTGGCGGTGCGAGCGGTCATGGGCCTGCCGACCGCTGTTCCCGGAACGGTCTACGCGATCATCTCGTATCTCGTCCTGGTCCTGTTGTGCCTGCTGATCGCGATTCCCCTCCTGCTGGCACTGGTGAAACGCGCAGGCTGGGACCGTGACTCCCGTCGCTATCGCCGCCTGCACGCACTGTGGCGCGACCTCACCGCCGCGGTTCCGGAAGTCGTCCTGGCCCAGGGCGTTTCCTACACCGGCGACCCCACCCTACGCCTGTACCGCACCACGGTCGAGATCCGCGACGCCCTACTCCAGCTGAAGCTCTATACCGAGGACACGTCGAATCCCGGAACCGGCATCCACCACTACGCCCTGCGGATAGCGGAAGCGGTGCAGGCCAAGTCGCGGGGTTTGCCCGCGCCCGGCTCCGCGGACCCCGTCGCCCTCGCCGCTCCCGCCGACCGGACCGCGGAATTGCGAGCCCTGCTCGACCTCGCTGCTGCTTGGCCTGCCGCGAAGGCCGCGATCAGCGGTCCCCCGACGGGTGCGCGGACGGGGGCAATGTGGGTGACGTGA
- a CDS encoding PIN domain-containing protein, with protein sequence MTLVLDSEGLSRAVRRDRAVGVWLAAARDEDRPVITSAAVLVEVAHPAMNRSAFAWTLSRIEVEPVTRAVAMTASDLLAGAGLHGHKYAIDSMLCATALDRPGLVTILTSDTDDIDRLIAKAGRRVQVMRL encoded by the coding sequence ATGACATTGGTGCTGGATAGCGAAGGGCTGAGCCGTGCGGTACGGCGCGATCGCGCGGTCGGCGTCTGGCTTGCGGCAGCGCGCGATGAAGACCGACCCGTGATCACGTCGGCGGCAGTATTGGTCGAGGTCGCGCATCCCGCGATGAATCGGTCGGCGTTCGCCTGGACGCTGTCCCGAATCGAGGTCGAGCCCGTCACCCGCGCTGTCGCGATGACCGCGTCAGACCTGCTGGCCGGCGCGGGATTGCACGGCCACAAGTACGCGATCGACTCCATGCTGTGCGCAACGGCTTTGGACAGACCCGGCCTCGTCACCATCCTGACTTCTGATACCGACGACATCGACCGTCTGATCGCGAAGGCGGGCCGCCGGGTGCAGGTGATGCGGCTGTAG
- a CDS encoding ABC transporter ATP-binding protein/permease, protein MKTSRDWSVEWLESLKWLAIAFSITAVAFVVIAALLLTLTKWGRQFWAVSGGYFRGPGAWRTWLFVAALLLLALLSVRLSVLLSYWGNDMFSSFQLGGSGLSAGDAAKVSEAKTGFWNSAKLFVVLITIWMVKELVYLYGKLAFDIRWRVWLTEHVTTDWLRDRAFYRSRFIDNTIDNPDQRVEADITVFTQQSRTLSLGAVEAVVSVVSFTKILWDLSGPMTILGVTIPRAALVIVLTYVLVTTVIAFWIGRPLIRINFLKERMTANFRYALVRVRDSAESVAFYRGENAERDGLLSRFAEVIQVQWAYVYRYMKFAGWNFVVGQSAYLFPYLIQAPRFFSGAVSLGGMNQTASAFSEIQTSLSFFRESYDDFAAYRASLIRLDGLLIASDDSRDLPKIAVADLENSVRLDKVDVRKPDGEVLIDDLTLQLSPGDALVVKGASGSGKTTLLRALAQMWPYTDGEIGRPAGDDTLFLSQIPYLPLGDLRTAAEYPGKPAEISDDTVREVLAKVHLGHLVDRLDEEADWAKILSPGEQQRLAFGRILLIKPKVVFMDEATSAVDEGLEYSLYKLVRTELPDTMVVSVAHRSTVDQHHTQVLTLEGNGPWNLEAVTADA, encoded by the coding sequence GTGAAGACGTCAAGGGACTGGAGCGTCGAGTGGCTCGAGAGCCTTAAATGGCTCGCGATCGCGTTCTCGATTACCGCGGTGGCATTCGTGGTCATCGCTGCGCTGTTGCTCACGCTCACGAAGTGGGGGCGTCAGTTCTGGGCGGTTAGCGGCGGCTACTTCCGCGGCCCCGGGGCTTGGCGTACCTGGCTCTTTGTCGCGGCGCTGCTGCTTCTGGCACTCCTGAGTGTCCGGCTGAGTGTGCTGCTCAGCTACTGGGGCAACGATATGTTCAGCTCCTTCCAGCTCGGCGGTTCTGGGCTGAGTGCCGGGGATGCTGCGAAGGTTTCGGAAGCCAAAACCGGGTTCTGGAACTCGGCGAAGCTGTTCGTCGTGCTGATCACCATCTGGATGGTCAAAGAACTGGTGTATCTGTACGGCAAGCTGGCGTTCGATATTCGGTGGCGGGTGTGGCTGACCGAGCACGTCACTACCGACTGGCTGCGTGATCGCGCGTTCTATCGGTCCCGGTTCATCGACAACACCATCGACAACCCCGACCAGCGTGTGGAAGCCGATATCACGGTGTTCACGCAGCAGTCACGCACGCTGTCGCTCGGCGCGGTGGAAGCTGTTGTCTCGGTCGTGTCGTTCACGAAGATCCTGTGGGATCTGTCGGGGCCGATGACCATCTTGGGGGTCACGATTCCGCGGGCCGCACTGGTCATCGTCCTCACCTATGTCTTGGTGACTACCGTGATCGCCTTCTGGATCGGTCGCCCGCTGATTCGGATCAACTTCCTGAAAGAGCGGATGACCGCCAACTTCCGCTACGCACTGGTGCGTGTGCGAGATTCCGCCGAGAGCGTTGCGTTCTATCGTGGTGAGAATGCCGAGCGGGACGGACTGCTCAGCCGTTTCGCCGAGGTAATTCAGGTGCAATGGGCTTACGTCTACCGGTACATGAAGTTCGCCGGCTGGAACTTTGTCGTCGGCCAGTCCGCCTACCTCTTCCCCTACCTCATCCAGGCACCCCGCTTCTTCAGCGGCGCAGTGTCTTTGGGTGGTATGAACCAGACAGCCTCGGCTTTCAGCGAGATCCAGACTTCCCTGTCGTTCTTCCGTGAGTCGTATGACGACTTCGCGGCCTACCGGGCTTCCCTGATCCGTCTCGACGGTCTTCTGATCGCCAGCGACGACTCACGCGACCTGCCCAAGATCGCAGTCGCCGATCTGGAGAACTCGGTTCGGCTGGACAAGGTCGATGTGCGCAAGCCGGACGGTGAAGTGCTCATCGACGACCTGACCTTGCAGTTGAGCCCGGGCGACGCGTTGGTCGTCAAGGGCGCCTCGGGCAGCGGCAAGACCACGTTGCTGCGCGCGCTGGCGCAAATGTGGCCCTACACCGACGGTGAGATCGGTCGTCCGGCCGGCGATGACACCCTGTTCCTGTCCCAGATCCCGTATCTCCCGCTCGGCGATCTGCGCACTGCGGCCGAATACCCCGGCAAGCCGGCCGAGATCAGCGACGACACCGTGCGTGAAGTCCTGGCCAAGGTCCACCTCGGCCATCTCGTCGACCGGCTGGACGAAGAGGCCGACTGGGCGAAGATCCTCTCCCCGGGTGAGCAGCAGCGCTTGGCGTTCGGGCGCATTCTGCTGATCAAGCCGAAGGTCGTCTTCATGGACGAAGCCACCTCGGCGGTGGACGAAGGCCTGGAGTATTCGCTGTACAAGCTGGTGCGAACCGAGCTTCCGGACACCATGGTCGTCAGCGTCGCGCACCGCAGTACCGTGGACCAGCACCACACCCAAGTCCTGACGTTGGAGGGTAACGGCCCGTGGAACCTCGAAGCGGTCACCGCCGACGCCTAG
- the rplN gene encoding 50S ribosomal protein L14: protein MIQQESRLRVADNTGAKEILCIRVLGGSSRRYAGIGDIIVATVKDAVPGGNVKKGEVVKAVIVRTVKERRRPDGSYIKFDENAAVLIKPDNDPRGTRIFGPVGRELREKKFMKIVSLAPEVL, encoded by the coding sequence GTGATTCAGCAGGAGTCGCGCTTGCGCGTCGCCGACAACACCGGAGCGAAGGAAATCCTTTGCATCCGCGTGCTCGGTGGCTCGTCGCGCCGCTATGCCGGTATCGGCGACATCATTGTCGCCACCGTTAAAGACGCTGTCCCCGGTGGCAACGTCAAGAAGGGTGAGGTCGTCAAGGCCGTCATCGTGCGCACCGTCAAGGAGCGCCGTCGCCCGGATGGCTCGTACATCAAGTTCGACGAGAACGCCGCCGTTCTCATCAAGCCGGACAACGATCCGCGCGGCACTCGCATCTTCGGCCCGGTCGGCCGTGAGCTGCGTGAGAAGAAGTTCATGAAGATCGTCTCGCTGGCTCCGGAGGTGCTCTGA
- the rplX gene encoding 50S ribosomal protein L24, with protein sequence MKVHKGDTVLVISGKDKGAKGKVIQAYPATGKVLVEGVNRIKKHVANSANQRGASSGGIVTQEAPIQVSNVMVVDSDGNPTRIGYRTDEESGKRVRISRKNGKDI encoded by the coding sequence ATGAAGGTGCACAAGGGTGACACCGTTCTCGTCATCTCGGGCAAGGACAAGGGCGCGAAGGGCAAGGTCATTCAGGCCTACCCCGCGACCGGCAAGGTCCTTGTCGAAGGCGTGAACCGTATCAAGAAGCACGTTGCCAACTCCGCCAATCAGCGCGGCGCCTCCTCGGGCGGCATCGTGACCCAGGAAGCCCCGATCCAGGTCTCCAACGTGATGGTCGTGGATTCGGATGGCAACCCCACTCGCATCGGTTACCGCACCGATGAGGAGAGCGGCAAGCGGGTCCGGATCTCCCGTAAGAACGGGAAGGACATCTGA
- the rplE gene encoding 50S ribosomal protein L5 yields MTSTENKVQPRLKERYRAEIKDALNGEFDYANVMQIPGVVKVVVNMGVGDAARDAKLINGAVKDLELITGQKPEIRKATKSIAQFKLREGMPIGAKVTLRGDRMWEFLDRLVSIALPRIRDFRGLSPKQFDGNGNYTFGLSEQSMFHEIDVDSIDRPRGMDITVVTTATNNEEGRALLKHLGFPFKEN; encoded by the coding sequence ATGACCTCCACTGAGAACAAGGTTCAGCCTCGCCTGAAGGAGCGCTACCGCGCCGAGATCAAGGACGCGCTGAACGGCGAATTCGACTACGCCAACGTGATGCAGATCCCGGGCGTGGTGAAGGTTGTCGTGAACATGGGTGTCGGCGACGCCGCCCGTGACGCGAAGCTGATCAACGGCGCCGTCAAGGATCTGGAACTGATCACCGGTCAGAAGCCCGAGATCCGTAAGGCCACCAAGTCGATCGCGCAGTTCAAGCTGCGTGAGGGCATGCCCATCGGTGCGAAGGTCACGCTGCGTGGCGATCGCATGTGGGAGTTCCTGGATCGCTTGGTCTCCATCGCGCTGCCCCGTATCCGCGACTTCCGCGGCCTGTCGCCGAAGCAGTTCGACGGCAACGGCAACTACACGTTCGGCCTGAGCGAGCAGTCGATGTTCCACGAGATCGACGTGGACTCCATCGACCGCCCGCGCGGTATGGACATCACCGTGGTCACCACCGCGACCAACAACGAAGAAGGCCGCGCGCTGCTCAAGCACCTCGGCTTCCCGTTCAAGGAGAACTGA
- a CDS encoding type Z 30S ribosomal protein S14: MAKKALVNKANAKPKFAVRAYTRCQKCGRPHAVYRKFGLCRVCLREMAHKGELPGVHKSSW; this comes from the coding sequence ATGGCTAAGAAAGCACTGGTCAACAAGGCCAACGCCAAGCCGAAGTTCGCGGTCCGCGCCTACACGCGCTGCCAGAAGTGCGGCCGTCCGCACGCGGTGTACCGCAAGTTCGGCCTGTGCCGTGTCTGCCTGCGCGAGATGGCCCACAAGGGCGAGCTCCCGGGCGTGCACAAGAGCTCCTGGTGA
- a CDS encoding GtrA family protein → MDRPLRSLLTGSGPVASFLRYTAVGGSNGLLSSVAVTLLGLAIPFALANALITIASTVLGTHLHARFTFTAREPAGWRQHLQSAATAAGAYALTSAAMLLLPLVCANPNIWTQQVVYLTASALAGVLRFLVLRALVFGATAAAPRRIALPKPPVRLNPSGFLYTGAFAASPA, encoded by the coding sequence ATGGACCGCCCCCTACGCAGCCTGCTGACCGGCTCCGGTCCCGTCGCCTCGTTCCTGCGCTACACCGCCGTCGGCGGCAGCAACGGTTTGCTCTCCAGCGTCGCTGTGACCCTGCTCGGGCTTGCCATTCCGTTCGCCCTGGCCAACGCCCTGATCACGATCGCCTCCACCGTCCTCGGCACCCATCTGCACGCCCGCTTCACCTTCACCGCCCGCGAACCCGCCGGCTGGCGGCAACACCTCCAGTCCGCGGCCACCGCCGCGGGCGCCTACGCCTTGACCAGCGCCGCGATGCTGCTACTCCCCCTGGTGTGCGCGAACCCGAATATCTGGACCCAGCAGGTCGTCTATCTCACCGCCTCAGCACTGGCCGGCGTCCTGCGCTTCCTGGTCCTGCGCGCCCTCGTCTTCGGGGCCACGGCGGCCGCACCGCGCCGGATCGCCCTACCGAAACCGCCTGTGCGCCTGAATCCCTCGGGATTCCTCTATACCGGCGCCTTCGCCGCAAGCCCCGCATAA
- the rpsH gene encoding 30S ribosomal protein S8: MTMTDPIADFLTRLRNANSAYHDQVKAPHSKLKVNIAEILKREGYIADYRTEDATVGKTLIVDLKYGPSRERSLQGLRRVSKPGLRVYAKSTNLPKVLGGLGVAIISTSTGLLTDRQAKQQGVGGEVLAYVW, from the coding sequence ATGACCATGACTGATCCGATCGCAGACTTCTTGACGCGTCTGCGCAACGCCAACTCGGCGTACCACGATCAGGTGAAGGCTCCGCACTCGAAGCTCAAGGTGAACATCGCCGAGATCTTGAAGCGTGAGGGTTACATCGCCGATTACCGGACCGAGGACGCGACCGTGGGCAAGACCCTCATCGTCGACCTCAAGTACGGCCCCAGCCGTGAGCGCTCCCTGCAGGGCCTGCGCCGCGTCTCCAAGCCGGGTCTGCGTGTGTACGCGAAGTCCACCAACCTGCCCAAGGTCCTGGGCGGCCTCGGCGTGGCGATTATCTCCACGTCGACCGGCCTGCTCACCGACCGTCAGGCCAAGCAGCAAGGCGTGGGCGGAGAAGTCCTCGCCTACGTCTGGTAA